The following proteins are co-located in the Primulina tabacum isolate GXHZ01 chromosome 11, ASM2559414v2, whole genome shotgun sequence genome:
- the LOC142519410 gene encoding putative N-acetyltransferase HLS1 — MVDDGGMAAVVVREYDAKKDCSAVEEVENRCEVGPSGKLSLFTDLLGDPICRVRHSPAYLMLVAEVAVLGGGGEDKGRREIVGMIRGCIKPVTCGKKLPRSGNYCPTKPNQPHPVYTKLAYILGLRVSPSRRRMGIGLKLVRELERWFGENGAEYSYMATENDNEASVKLFTEKCGYSRFRTPSILVQPVFAHRVKISKRVVVIRLGPVDAEAVYRRRFSTTEFFPRDIDSVLKNKLSLGTFLAVPRGSYSAESWPGAAEFLDSPPESWAVLSVWNCKDVFRLEVRGASRVRRALAKTTRVVDQALPWLSLPSVPEVFRPFGFHFLYGLGGEGPYAVKLIRALCRLAHNVAKEHDCGVVATEVASRDPLRFGIPHWKILSCPEDLWCIKRLGEEYSDGATGDWTKSSPGPSIFVDPREF; from the exons ATGGTTGATGACGGTGGCATGGCGGCGGTGGTGGTGAGAGAATATGACGCGAAGAAAGACTGTAGTGCAGTGGAGGAAGTGGAGAATAGGTGTGAGGTCGGGCCCAGTGGGAAGCTTTCCCTATTCACCGACCTCTTGGGAGACCCCATTTGCCGGGTCCGCCACTCTCCCGCCTACCTCATGCTG GTGGCGGAGGTGGCGGTGTTGGGCGGTGGGGGAGAGGATAAGGGGAGGAGAGAAATAGTGGGGATGATCAGGGGTTGCATCAAACCCGTTACTTGCGGGAAGAAGCTCCCCAGAAGCGGCAATTACTGCCCCACAAAACCGAATCAACCCCACCCTGTGTACACTAAACTTGCCTATATTTTAGGCCTCCGTGTCTCCCCCTCTCGTCG GAGAATGGGAATTGGGTTGAAGCTAGTGCGGGAATTGGAGCGATGGTTTGGAGAAAATGGCGCTGAATATTCATACATGGCTACTGAAAATGATAACGAAGCATCTGTCAAGCTCTTCACTGAAAAATGTGGCTACTCAAGATTCCGTACCCCTTCCATTCTAGTCCAGCCCGTGTTCGCCCACCGGGTCAAGATCAGCAAGAGGGTTGTGGTCATCAGGCTCGGCCCCGTCGACGCGGAGGCCGTCTACCGCCGGAGGTTCTCCACCACCGAGTTTTTCCCACGGGACATCGACTCTGTCTTGAAAAATAAACTCAGCTTAGGAACGTTCCTGGCCGTGCCGAGAGGGTCGTACTCCGCCGAGTCATGGCCGGGGGCCGCCGAGTTTCTGGATAGTCCGCCGGAGTCGTGGGCGGTTCTCAGCGTGTGGAACTGTAAAGACGTGTTCCGGCTCGAGGTCCGCGGCGCGTCGCGAGTGAGAAGAGCGTTGGCTAAGACTACTCGTGTGGTGGACCAGGCTTTGCCCTGGTTGAGTTTGCCGTCGGTGCCTGAAGTTTTTAGGCCTTTTGGGTTTCATTTTCTGTATGGGCTTGGAGGTGAAGGCCCATACGCTGTTAAACTTATAAGAGCTTTATGTAGGCTGGCCCACAATGTTGCAAAGGAACATGACTGTGGAGTTGTGGCCACGGAGGTGGCTAGCCGGGATCCGCTCAGATTCGGGATCCCACATTGGAAAATTCTATCGTGCCCGGAGGACTTGTGGTGCATCAAACGGTTAGGGGAAGAATACAGCGACGGAGCCACAGGTGACTGGACCAAGTCATCTCCTGGTCCGTCCATTTTCGTCGACCCTAGAGAGTTTTAG